Proteins encoded within one genomic window of Cucumis sativus cultivar 9930 chromosome 3, Cucumber_9930_V3, whole genome shotgun sequence:
- the LOC101222292 gene encoding 1,2-dihydroxy-3-keto-5-methylthiopentene dioxygenase 2 has product MAVLDKDPREEVIQAWFMDDSDEDQRLPHHLEPKQYVSLQKLDELGVLSWRLDADIYETDEELKKIRHDRNYSYMDFCEVCPEKLPNYNEKIKNFYEEHLHTDEEIRYCVAGSGYFDVRDLNDKWIRIWVKKGAMIVLPAGIYHRFTLDSDNYIKAMRLFVGDPVWTPHNRPNDHLPARKEYVKSFVEKEASIQAVNAAA; this is encoded by the exons ATGGCTGTTCTCGACAAG GATCCAAGAGAGGAAGTGATTCAGGCATGGTTTATGGATGACAGTGATGAGGACCAGAGGCTTCCTCATCACCTTGAACCAAAGCAATATGTATCCTTACAGAAACTTGATG AACTTGGAGTTCTGAGCTGGAGGCTAGATGCTGACATATATGAAACAGATGaggaattgaagaaaatacgCCATGATCGTAATTACTCCTACATG GACTTCTGCGAGGTCTGCCCAGAAAAGCTTCCTAATTACAATGAGAAGATTAAAAACTTTTACGAGGAACACCTTCACACTGATGAGGAGATCCGTTATTGTGTGGCTGGAAGTG GTTACTTTGATGTTAGAGATCTGAATGACAAATGGATTCGCATTTGGGTAAAGAAGGGAGCAATGATTGTCTTGCCTGCTGGAATTTATCATCGCTTTACTCTGGATTCTGACAATTACATCAAG GCTATGCGACTCTTTGTTGGTGATCCTGTCTGGACTCCTCACAACCGTCCCAATGATCATCTTCCAGCAAG GAAGGAGTATGTCAAAAGTTTTGTGGAGAAGGAAGCTAGTATCCAAGCCGTTAACGCTGCAGCTTGA